A region from the Aegilops tauschii subsp. strangulata cultivar AL8/78 chromosome 5, Aet v6.0, whole genome shotgun sequence genome encodes:
- the LOC109773412 gene encoding uncharacterized protein codes for MGDARRRRRRRRRKNSRRVPAREGDIEAIPGELLELVFLRLPSPAHLIRAACTCRRWRNVIAGDGGSFLRRFGSLHGASSDHVVGHYRVNERHGHPRPPGLNPVFVPSSSSSSPRADAVAARNLALDFLPRGEFGDCGWELADIRGGLLLLFHSELAPGLLICDPLRRCYREIPRSAWFHGCHMLGAFLLDGEDEDAAAGISLTNFRVTCALFRFGDRNARACAFSSAGGGWTSGAARSSTPVCRDRELAPIYFAGSTKRVAYWTVGDNVVLALHKDNAELLAGVLLDDIEYAVLRDKRHATEYAYQLPWPPTIEACVT; via the coding sequence ATGGGggacgcccgccgccgccgccgccgccgccgccgcaagaatTCCCGGCGGGTACCCGCGCGGGAGGGAGATATTGAAGCCATTCCGGGCGAGCTTCTCGAGCTGGTGTTCCTGCGCCTCCCCTCGCCTGCCCACCTCATCCGTGCCGCGTGCACCTGCAGGCGATGGCGCAACGTAATCGCGGGCGACGGCGGCAGCTTCCTCCGCCGGTTCGGCTCTCTGCACGGCGCGTCGTCCGACCACGTTGTCGGCCACTACCGCGTCAACGAGCGCCACGGCCACCCGCGTCCGCCTGGCCTTAACCCCGTATTCGtcccgtcctcctcctcttcctcgccgAGGGCGGACGCCGTCGCCGCTCGGAACCTCGCGCTCGACTTCCTCccgcggggggagtttggcgatTGCGGCTGGGAGCTCGCCGACATCCGGGGCGGCCTGCTGCTCCTCTTCCACTCGGAGCTGGCGCCAGGCCTCCTCATCTGCGATCCCCTGAGGCGATGCTACAGGGAAATCCCTCGCTCGGCGTGGTTCCACGGCTGCCACATGCTGGGCGCTTTCCTCCTCGAcggcgaggacgaggacgcggccGCGGGCATCAGCCTGACAAACTTCAGGGTGACGTGCGCGCTCTTTCGCTTTGGGGACCGCAACGCCAGGGCCTGCGCCTTCTCGTCCGCCGGCGGCGGCTGGACCTCCGGCGCCGCACGTAGCAGCACACCAGTCTGCCGCGACAGGGAGTTGGCCCCCATCTATTTCGCAGGGAGCACCAAACGGGTCGCCTACTGGACGGTcggagacaacgttgttcttgcTCTGCACAAGGACAACGCCGAGCTCCTCGCTGGTGTCCTGCTGGACGACATAGAGTACGCCGTGCTCCGGGACAAGCGACATGCCACGGAGTACGCATACCAGCTGCCATGGCCACCTACGATTGAAGCTTGCGTGACATAG